One Hippoglossus hippoglossus isolate fHipHip1 chromosome 13, fHipHip1.pri, whole genome shotgun sequence genomic window carries:
- the LOC117773131 gene encoding uncharacterized protein LOC117773131, with amino-acid sequence MAKSKELSKKFREEIIALHKQGKGYKKIAKALNVPRDTVGSIVRKFKVEGTVATLPGRGRKRKLSAAATRFLRRQVVKNPRVTAKHLQQDLVAAGTEVSVCTVRRILNTEGFHARPMDQRYVWRKKNEAYAEKNTLPTVKHGGGSVMLWGCFAASGTGNLQRVEGTMDSVKYQEIVGKNVMPSVMKLKLGRHWTSLDLPTGQ; translated from the exons ATGGCTAAGTCAAAAGAATTGTCCAAAAAGTTCAGAGAAGAGATCATTGCCTTGCACAAACAAGGAAAAGGATACAAAAAGATAGCAAAAGCACTGAATGTCCCTAGAGATACAGTTGGAAGCATAGTTCGCAAGTTCAAAGTTGAAGGAACAGTGGCTACACTACCTGGACGTGGCAGAAAGAGGAAGCTATCAGCGGCTGCCACCAGATTCCTGAGGAGGCAAGTGGTCAAAAACCCGCGAGTGACTGCAAAACACCTGCAGCAAGACTTGGTGGCAGCAGGCACTGAGGTTTCAGTTTGCACAGTCAGGCGCATACTAAACACTGAAGGGTTCCATGCCC GGCCTATGGATCAGCGGTATgtctggaggaagaagaatgaAGCGTATGCTGAAAAGAACACCCTGCCTACAGTGAAGCATGGCGGTGGCTCAGTGATGCtctggggctgctttgctgCCTCTGGCACTGGAAACCTGCAGCGTGTGGAGGGCACGATGGATTCAGTCAAGTATCAGGAAATCGTAGGAAAAAACGTCATGCCGTCTGTGATGAAGCTGAAGCTTGGGCGTCATTGGACGTCATTGGACCTTCCAACAGGACAATGA